A genomic segment from Janthinobacterium sp. 64 encodes:
- a CDS encoding LysR family transcriptional regulator, whose protein sequence is MDRFDAMRLFTRIVELRSFTQAAHDLGYPKATVTHAIKQLEARLRVRLLQRTTRQVTPTPDGQAYYQRCVRLLADLEETEAVFSSAMQQPAGKLRVDLHATLAMHFVLPVLDQFCTRYPLIELEIGMGDRLVDLVREGVDCVLRVGELSDSSMVARRLALLEQLTCASPAYLAAHGTPENLAQLDGHRAVNFFSVQTGKVWPFDFKVDGQHYSVALPGTVSVNNADAYHACCRAGLGLIQAPRYHLQQALATGELVEVLSAMRPDPLPVSVLYPHQRQLSPRVRVFADWLASLFAEVV, encoded by the coding sequence ATGGACCGATTTGATGCGATGCGTCTGTTTACGCGTATCGTCGAGCTGCGCAGTTTCACCCAGGCGGCGCATGACCTCGGTTACCCGAAGGCGACCGTCACGCATGCGATCAAGCAGCTCGAAGCGCGGCTGCGCGTGCGCCTGCTGCAGCGGACAACGCGGCAAGTGACGCCCACGCCCGATGGCCAGGCGTATTACCAGCGCTGCGTGCGCCTGCTGGCGGACCTGGAAGAAACGGAAGCCGTGTTCAGTTCGGCGATGCAGCAGCCGGCCGGCAAGCTGCGCGTCGACCTGCACGCGACCCTGGCCATGCATTTCGTCTTGCCCGTGCTGGACCAGTTCTGCACCCGCTACCCTTTGATCGAACTGGAAATCGGCATGGGCGACCGCCTCGTCGACCTGGTGCGCGAAGGCGTCGACTGCGTGCTGCGCGTGGGCGAATTGAGCGACTCGTCCATGGTGGCGCGCCGGCTGGCGCTGCTGGAACAGCTGACGTGCGCCAGCCCCGCCTACCTGGCCGCGCACGGCACGCCGGAGAATCTGGCGCAGCTCGATGGCCACCGCGCCGTCAATTTCTTTTCCGTCCAGACGGGCAAGGTCTGGCCCTTCGATTTCAAGGTGGATGGCCAGCACTACAGCGTGGCCTTGCCGGGCACGGTGTCCGTCAACAATGCCGACGCGTATCACGCCTGCTGCCGCGCGGGCCTGGGCTTGATCCAGGCACCCCGCTACCATCTGCAGCAGGCGCTCGCTACCGGCGAGCTGGTGGAAGTGTTGTCGGCCATGCGTCCCGACCCGCTGCCCGTGTCCGTGCTGTATCCCCATCAGCGGCAACTGTCGCCGCGCGTGCGCGTGTTTGCCGACTGGCTCGCCAGCCTGTTCGCCGAGGTGGTTTAA
- the fur gene encoding ferric iron uptake transcriptional regulator — translation MDILRELRESGLKVTIPRLRILQLFQEGGIKHLSADDVYKLLLAEKIDVGLATIYRVLMQFAEAGILFRRHFESGHAVFELNEGQHHDHLVCTGCGKVDEFVDEGIELRQNEIATERGFVLHEHALSLYGTCAECTAKKVPPRKAS, via the coding sequence ATGGATATATTGAGGGAACTGCGTGAATCGGGCTTGAAAGTGACCATCCCCCGCTTGCGCATTCTGCAGCTGTTTCAAGAAGGGGGCATCAAGCACCTGAGTGCGGACGATGTCTACAAACTCTTGCTGGCTGAAAAAATCGACGTGGGCCTGGCCACCATCTACCGCGTGCTGATGCAGTTCGCCGAGGCGGGCATCTTGTTTCGCCGGCACTTCGAATCGGGCCATGCCGTCTTTGAACTGAATGAAGGCCAACACCACGATCACCTGGTCTGCACGGGTTGCGGCAAGGTCGATGAATTCGTCGATGAAGGCATCGAACTGCGCCAGAATGAAATCGCCACCGAGCGGGGCTTCGTGCTGCACGAGCACGCGCTGTCGCTGTACGGCACCTGCGCCGAGTGCACGGCGAAGAAAGTCCCGCCGCGCAAAGCCTCCTGA
- a CDS encoding MerR family transcriptional regulator, with amino-acid sequence MYIGEIARLAGTSPKALRHYETLGLLGDVRRSGAYRVYTQQDLAQVRLIRQAQALGFRLAELLPILAGDETDWAALSQHIAAKRAQIQQEFARLRQLDAQLAGIDTEIRDCLARQHLPAAA; translated from the coding sequence ATGTACATCGGAGAAATCGCCCGCCTGGCGGGTACCTCGCCCAAGGCCTTGCGCCACTATGAAACGCTGGGCTTGCTGGGCGACGTGCGCCGCTCCGGCGCCTACCGCGTCTACACGCAGCAAGACCTGGCGCAAGTCAGACTGATACGCCAGGCGCAGGCGCTGGGCTTCCGCCTGGCTGAACTGCTGCCCATTCTCGCTGGCGACGAGACCGACTGGGCCGCCCTGTCGCAGCACATCGCCGCCAAGCGCGCGCAGATACAGCAGGAGTTCGCCCGCCTGCGCCAACTCGACGCGCAGCTGGCCGGCATCGACACGGAAATCCGCGACTGCCTGGCGCGCCAGCACCTTCCAGCGGCCGCTTGA
- a CDS encoding NAD(P)H-dependent oxidoreductase, producing the protein MSKITPKRILILLGHPSGDSFCAALAEAYAATARSAGHTVRELRLGQLDFDPILHEGYRQVQPLEADLLAAQEAISWAEHLVFAYPIWWGGAPALLKGFVDRVFLPGFAFKYRPGKAFPAQLLKGRTAQLLVTMDTPPWYFRWIYHMPGIHQLRKTTLEFCGVKPVKVASFGPILDSTEVQRARWLEQAQALARRL; encoded by the coding sequence ATGAGCAAAATTACACCGAAGCGCATTCTCATTCTCCTCGGCCACCCGTCCGGCGACAGTTTCTGCGCCGCCCTGGCCGAAGCCTACGCCGCCACGGCCCGCAGCGCGGGCCATACGGTGCGCGAACTGCGCCTGGGCCAGCTGGACTTCGATCCCATCCTGCACGAAGGCTACCGCCAGGTACAGCCGCTGGAAGCGGACTTGCTGGCGGCGCAGGAAGCCATCAGCTGGGCCGAACACCTGGTGTTCGCCTACCCCATCTGGTGGGGCGGCGCGCCAGCCCTGCTGAAGGGTTTTGTCGACCGCGTCTTCCTGCCCGGCTTTGCCTTCAAGTACCGCCCGGGCAAGGCTTTCCCCGCCCAGCTGCTGAAGGGCCGCACGGCCCAGCTGCTGGTGACGATGGATACGCCGCCCTGGTATTTCCGCTGGATCTATCACATGCCCGGCATCCACCAGCTGCGCAAGACGACCTTGGAATTTTGCGGCGTCAAGCCCGTCAAAGTGGCCAGCTTCGGCCCCATCCTCGACTCCACCGAAGTGCAGCGCGCGCGCTGGCTGGAGCAGGCGCAGGCGCTGGCCCGGCGCCTGTAA